In a genomic window of Cytobacillus sp. FSL H8-0458:
- the coaE gene encoding dephospho-CoA kinase (Dephospho-CoA kinase (CoaE) performs the final step in coenzyme A biosynthesis.), with translation MSLTVGLTGGIASGKSTVSSLLIEKGYTVIDADIEARLAVEKGEEAYQEIVRYFGERILLKDGSIDRAELGSVIFHDETERKVLNSIVHPAVRKRMTAKKEQAISRNEQLIILDIPLLFESKLQYMCDRTLLVYADEDIQLKRLMQRNQMSEKEAMARIQSQMPLRDKKALADDVIDNNGTIEETEKQLWGILKKWNAV, from the coding sequence ATGTCACTGACTGTAGGTTTGACAGGCGGGATTGCAAGCGGGAAAAGCACCGTTTCTTCTCTCCTGATCGAAAAAGGATATACTGTAATAGACGCGGATATAGAAGCCAGGCTGGCTGTTGAAAAAGGAGAGGAAGCTTATCAGGAAATTGTCCGTTATTTTGGGGAAAGGATTCTCCTCAAGGACGGCTCAATTGATCGTGCAGAACTGGGCTCCGTTATTTTTCATGATGAAACAGAGCGGAAAGTTTTAAATAGCATTGTACATCCTGCCGTCCGCAAAAGGATGACAGCCAAAAAGGAACAAGCAATCAGCCGCAATGAACAACTGATCATACTTGATATACCTCTTTTATTTGAAAGCAAATTACAATATATGTGCGACAGGACATTATTAGTATATGCAGATGAAGATATACAGCTCAAGAGACTGATGCAAAGAAATCAGATGTCCGAGAAAGAAGCGATGGCAAGAATTCAATCCCAGATGCCGTTAAGAGATAAGAAGGCATTGGCCGATGATGTAATTGATAATAATGGCACAATTGAAGAAACAGAAAAACAATTATGGGGTATTTTAAAAAAATGGAATGCTGTCTGA
- the ytaF gene encoding sporulation membrane protein YtaF, with translation MAHIFSLLILAFAVSLDSFSVGLTYGLRKMSIPFKSISIIACCSALTLMAAMTIGHLIEAFLSPAFAESLGGVILIFLGAWVLYQFFRPEKVKDVLPHEKTIVNLEIKSLGLVISILKKPMSADFDKSGAITGVEALMLGLALSLDAFGAGIGAAMLGYSPFYLAMTVAVMSSLFVFMGMQVGSIFSKSGWVHKFSFVPGIILIVIGILKI, from the coding sequence ATGGCGCATATATTCTCACTTTTGATTCTTGCTTTTGCTGTCAGTCTTGACAGTTTTAGTGTCGGTTTAACCTATGGTTTAAGGAAGATGAGCATACCATTTAAATCGATCAGTATAATCGCTTGCTGTTCAGCTCTCACATTAATGGCCGCCATGACAATCGGCCATTTAATAGAAGCCTTTTTATCTCCGGCTTTTGCTGAAAGTTTAGGAGGAGTCATTCTGATTTTTCTCGGTGCCTGGGTCCTATATCAATTTTTCAGGCCGGAAAAGGTGAAGGATGTCCTGCCGCATGAAAAGACAATTGTAAATCTGGAAATCAAATCTCTTGGGCTTGTCATTAGTATTCTGAAAAAGCCGATGTCCGCCGATTTTGACAAATCCGGTGCCATCACAGGAGTTGAAGCACTAATGCTAGGGCTCGCCCTATCACTTGATGCTTTTGGAGCTGGAATCGGTGCAGCTATGCTGGGGTACTCACCTTTCTACCTGGCAATGACGGTCGCCGTTATGAGCTCTCTGTTTGTGTTTATGGGAATGCAGGTGGGGTCTATTTTCTCAAAAAGCGGATGGGTCCATAAGTTCTCATTCGTTCCGGGCATTATTTTGATCGTAATTGGCATTCTAAAAATCTAG